A genomic stretch from Bos javanicus breed banteng chromosome 3, ARS-OSU_banteng_1.0, whole genome shotgun sequence includes:
- the MED8 gene encoding mediator of RNA polymerase II transcription subunit 8 isoform X4, with amino-acid sequence MRQTEGRVPVFSHEVVPDHLRTKPDPEVEEQEKQLTTDAARIGADAAQKQIQSLNKMCSNLLEKISKEERESESGGLRPNKQTFNPADTNALVAAVAFGKGLSNWRPAGSSGPSQPGQPGAGTVLAGASGLQQVQMAGAPNQQQPMLSGVQMAQAGQPGKMPSGIKTNIKSASMHPYQR; translated from the exons ATG AGGCAGACTGAAGGACGGGTACCTGTTTTCAGCCACGAGGTGGTCCCTGACCATCTGAGAACCAAGCCTGACCCTGAGGTTGAAGAGCAAGAGAAGCAGCTGACCACAGATGCTGCTCGCATTGGTGCTGATGCAGCGCAG AAACAGATCCAGAGCTTGAACAAAATGTGCTCAAACCTTCTGGAGAAAATCAGCAAAGAGGAACGAGAATCAGAGAGTGGAG GTCTCCGGCCGAATAAGCAGACCTTTAACCCAGCAGATACCAACGCCTTAGTAGCAGCTGTTGCCTTTGGAAAGGGGCTTTCTAACTGGAGGCCTGCAGGCAGCAGTGGTCCTAGCCAGCCAGGCCAGCCGGGAGCTGGAACAGTCCTCGCAGGAGCCTCAGGATTACAGCAGGTGCAGATGGCAGGAGCTCCAAATCAGCAGCAGCCAATGCTCAGTGGGGTGCAGATGGCCCAAGCAGGTCAGCCAG GGAAAATGCCAAGTGGGATAAAAACCAACATCAAGTCGGCTTCCATGCATCCCTACCAGCGGTGA